A window from Thermoanaerobaculales bacterium encodes these proteins:
- a CDS encoding helix-turn-helix domain-containing protein: MTTADPDSTSAGPAVTVTEIDEPTAAGADIELIGLDAMQLGAVPFRARRVTVRLEGAAVVFHSTNLRVRTRTSVAGTMIAYVAFGPHATGTVNGLAVRPGLVLAVEPGAEARFVVDAGWESVTCLISPQELSDHLTARRREGEIRLPRGVEILQVNEERARTLFDWGKRLVETAARQPALFNERRRERLAARVELLETLLATLGGAVDHEPAAGERTRQAQSLIVKNAEDHALSRVGDDVYVSDLCRAAGVSERTLEHAFKETMGLAPVAYLIRLRLHRVRRALLAASQGSTTVSAVALDWGFWHFGDFSRAYKECFGELPSDTLRREPPAPGAKQ; encoded by the coding sequence ATGACGACAGCTGATCCCGACTCCACCAGCGCCGGTCCTGCCGTCACGGTCACCGAGATCGACGAACCCACGGCTGCCGGCGCAGACATCGAGCTGATCGGCCTGGATGCGATGCAGCTCGGCGCCGTGCCCTTTCGGGCGCGAAGGGTCACCGTCCGCCTCGAGGGGGCAGCGGTGGTCTTCCATTCGACCAACCTCCGCGTGCGGACGCGCACGAGTGTCGCTGGGACGATGATCGCCTACGTCGCGTTCGGTCCGCACGCGACAGGGACGGTGAACGGGCTGGCGGTCCGCCCCGGGCTGGTGCTGGCCGTGGAGCCGGGAGCGGAGGCCAGGTTCGTCGTCGACGCCGGCTGGGAGAGCGTCACGTGCCTGATCTCGCCGCAGGAGCTCAGCGACCATCTGACCGCCCGCCGACGCGAGGGCGAAATTCGCCTCCCGCGCGGCGTGGAGATCCTGCAGGTGAACGAGGAGAGAGCGCGCACGCTGTTCGACTGGGGCAAGCGGCTGGTCGAGACCGCCGCGCGCCAACCCGCCCTGTTCAACGAGCGAAGGCGGGAGCGCCTCGCCGCCAGGGTCGAGCTGCTCGAGACGCTCCTGGCAACCCTCGGCGGGGCCGTCGATCACGAGCCCGCCGCCGGCGAGCGGACGCGGCAGGCGCAGAGCCTCATCGTGAAGAACGCGGAGGACCACGCGCTGTCGCGAGTCGGCGACGACGTCTATGTGAGCGACCTCTGCCGGGCCGCAGGGGTGAGCGAGCGCACCCTCGAGCACGCGTTCAAGGAGACCATGGGGCTGGCTCCGGTGGCCTACCTGATCCGGCTGCGGCTGCACCGGGTGCGCCGGGCGCTCCTCGCTGCGTCGCAAGGCTCGACCACGGTCTCGGCCGTGGCGCTCGACTGGGGCTTCTGGCACTTCGGTGACTTCTCGCGCGCCTACAAGGAGTGCTTCGGCGAGCTGCCGTCGGACACCCTGCGCCGCGAGCCCCCGGCCCCTGGCGCGAAGCAGTAG
- a CDS encoding ABC transporter ATP-binding protein: MLSIRGLTKVYPGPVPALQGIDLDIPAGMFGLLGPNGAGKTTLMRVLAGLLEPTAGSVTLDGTDVVAHPQQLWATLGYLPQEFGFYPHLSGEAMLLHLLRLKGVAAPQDQKQLRDELLERVNLSWAAKRKVKGYSGGMRQRLGLAQAIAGNPRLIIVDEPTSGLDPEERLRFYRLLAELAEQRTVILSTHIVEDVAVLCSRFAVIRGGKLLAVTSPSAARQAIAGRIWEGTVTAAEAAELQRTRQVTQAVLVEGRNRMRVYEPNGSPPPNFEPADPTLEDAYLVMVRSGNGLSGGRP, encoded by the coding sequence ATGCTCTCCATCCGCGGATTGACCAAGGTCTACCCGGGGCCGGTGCCGGCGCTGCAGGGGATCGACCTCGACATCCCGGCCGGCATGTTCGGATTGCTCGGACCCAACGGCGCCGGCAAGACCACCCTCATGCGGGTCCTCGCCGGGCTGCTGGAGCCGACCGCAGGGAGCGTTACCCTGGATGGCACCGACGTCGTTGCCCACCCGCAGCAGCTGTGGGCCACCCTCGGCTACCTGCCCCAGGAGTTCGGCTTCTACCCGCACCTCTCGGGCGAGGCCATGCTCCTCCACCTGCTCCGCCTCAAGGGGGTGGCGGCGCCGCAGGACCAGAAGCAGCTGCGCGACGAGCTGCTCGAGCGGGTCAACCTGAGCTGGGCCGCGAAGCGCAAGGTCAAAGGCTACTCGGGTGGCATGAGGCAGCGGCTCGGGCTGGCGCAGGCGATCGCCGGCAATCCCCGCCTGATCATCGTCGACGAGCCGACCTCCGGGCTCGACCCCGAGGAGCGCCTGCGCTTCTACCGGCTGCTCGCCGAGCTCGCCGAGCAGCGCACCGTGATTCTCTCCACCCACATTGTCGAGGACGTGGCGGTGCTGTGCTCCCGCTTCGCGGTCATCCGTGGCGGCAAGCTGCTGGCCGTGACCTCGCCGAGCGCCGCCAGGCAGGCGATCGCGGGCCGGATCTGGGAGGGCACGGTGACCGCAGCCGAAGCGGCCGAGCTGCAGCGCACCCGCCAGGTCACGCAGGCGGTTCTGGTCGAGGGCCGCAACCGGATGCGGGTGTATGAGCCGAATGGCTCCCCGCCACCCAATTTCGAGCCGGCGGACCCGACCCTCGAGGACGCCTACCTGGTCATGGTCCGGTCCGGCAATGGCCTGTCCGGAGGCAGGCCGTGA
- a CDS encoding M1 family aminopeptidase has translation MSRQRLLEVARLDLAQHLRRPMLWILVLILIVMSWGMSSGDMRISSGDTSVGGQKAWITSQFANAYVLSISVFTFYTFFIAILAGMAVIRDDELKVGEVLHATPLSPGDYVWGKLLAVAVSFSGVLTVHLLAMVFFNHVVPSSESAEIRGPFLLANYLVPALVFGVPAIMFVAGACFAIGERTRRPLLVFVLPLAAVVFSLFFFWNWSPSWLDPRLNRLIMLVDPAGFRWLQETWLKVDRGVDFYNSGRIGFDVPFLASRLGFCLLGLAAVAWSSARLAATLRGAVRARPARKREQEARAASEARLAVAGPATLSVLRMTMTPPGFARGALEVARTDFHELARSPGLYLFAPIILIQAFGNFVNTGALEAPLLITPGLAAARLVNTLTLLVCLLLAFYTVESLWRDRASGLGSMIGSSPVRSGAILLGRTLANSLVGAVILLVALAACFIMIMVQGKVTFSLFPFLVLWGGLLLPTFLVYTAFVAAVFSLTRSRYVTYAVALTVFIVTGYFQFRDKMSWVGNWNLWDVVRWSDMGPLELDRTALVLNRVMVLGLAALFVAIAVRFFPRTEQDPALILTRLQPRPLGRGLLRLLPFALVPLVAGSALYVLVDRGPEGGGGEKAAKDYWRQNLATFKDTPLPDLAAVELDLGLEPGRSSFTVTGSYRLANRGEQPLARFPLTTGPHFEDMTWTLDGQAYEPEDRTGLFIVTPPGGLLPGQSATLGFSYRGRFPSGVSKNGGGSEEFILPCGAVLTSFSPSFVPVLGFLEEIGVDEDNRYEPKVYADDFWVGRTEPLFGGSSSFTTRVTVTLPEAYRANSVGVLVRDETRDGLRTVEWRSDQPVRFFNVVAGRWDVRRGNGIAVFYHPGHTYNIDEMVQALDGARHYYSEWFFPYPWQELKLSEFADYARYAQGFPTNITFSEGIGFLTRDDPRTNTAFAIAAHESAHQWWGNILTPGKGPGGNIVAEGLAHFSAALLVEQLRGPLRSMEFRKRIEEKYGDDRRPDAERPMVKVDGSKEGDTTVTYDKGGWVFWMLTDLMGRERALAGLQEFVTTFKDGPDFPVLQDLIDVMRRHAADTETFDAFVDQWFYEVVVPEFRFTDVEKVRVGDGDAWEVRATIRNDGTGSVPLEIAAARGDRMNDNGKENPDYRDARVGITIGPGQELPVTIRCDFEPDRVLPDPDARVLQLERARALRRF, from the coding sequence GTGAGCCGGCAGCGACTGCTCGAGGTGGCGCGGCTCGACCTCGCCCAGCACCTGCGGCGGCCGATGCTTTGGATCCTGGTCCTGATCCTGATCGTGATGTCGTGGGGGATGTCCTCCGGAGACATGCGGATCTCGTCGGGGGACACCTCGGTCGGCGGCCAGAAGGCCTGGATCACCTCCCAGTTTGCGAACGCGTACGTCCTCTCGATCTCGGTGTTCACCTTCTACACCTTCTTCATCGCCATCCTCGCTGGCATGGCGGTGATCCGCGACGACGAGCTCAAGGTCGGCGAGGTCCTCCACGCCACCCCGCTGTCTCCCGGCGACTACGTGTGGGGCAAGCTGCTCGCCGTCGCCGTCTCCTTCTCGGGCGTCCTCACGGTTCACCTGCTGGCGATGGTCTTCTTCAACCATGTCGTGCCCAGCTCCGAGTCCGCCGAGATCCGCGGGCCCTTCCTGCTCGCCAACTACCTGGTTCCCGCCCTCGTCTTCGGCGTCCCCGCCATCATGTTCGTGGCCGGAGCCTGCTTCGCCATCGGCGAGCGCACGCGGCGGCCGCTGCTGGTATTCGTGCTCCCCCTGGCGGCGGTGGTGTTCTCCCTGTTCTTCTTTTGGAACTGGTCGCCGAGCTGGCTCGACCCCCGGCTGAACCGGCTGATCATGCTGGTCGACCCGGCCGGCTTCCGCTGGCTGCAGGAGACCTGGCTCAAGGTCGACCGCGGGGTCGACTTCTACAACAGTGGGCGGATCGGGTTCGACGTGCCCTTCCTCGCCAGCCGCCTCGGCTTTTGCCTGCTCGGCCTCGCTGCCGTGGCCTGGTCCAGCGCGCGCCTGGCCGCGACCCTGCGCGGCGCGGTTCGCGCGCGGCCGGCGCGCAAGCGCGAGCAGGAGGCGCGCGCCGCGTCCGAGGCGCGCCTCGCCGTTGCGGGGCCGGCAACGCTGTCAGTGCTGCGCATGACCATGACACCGCCCGGCTTCGCGCGCGGCGCCCTCGAGGTCGCCCGCACCGACTTTCACGAGCTCGCACGCTCGCCGGGCCTCTACCTTTTCGCCCCGATCATCCTGATTCAGGCGTTCGGCAACTTCGTCAACACCGGGGCGCTCGAGGCGCCGCTGTTGATCACCCCCGGCCTCGCCGCGGCCCGGCTGGTGAACACGCTGACCCTGCTCGTGTGCCTGCTGCTCGCCTTCTACACGGTGGAGTCGCTGTGGCGCGACCGCGCCTCCGGGCTGGGGTCGATGATCGGCTCGAGCCCGGTTCGCTCCGGGGCGATCCTGCTCGGCAGGACCCTCGCCAACAGCCTGGTCGGGGCGGTGATCCTGCTGGTGGCACTCGCCGCCTGCTTCATCATGATCATGGTCCAGGGCAAGGTGACGTTCTCGCTCTTCCCCTTCCTGGTCCTCTGGGGGGGCCTGCTGCTGCCCACCTTCCTGGTCTACACCGCGTTCGTGGCCGCGGTCTTCTCGCTGACCCGCAGCCGCTACGTCACCTACGCCGTTGCCCTGACCGTGTTCATCGTCACCGGCTACTTCCAGTTCCGGGACAAGATGAGCTGGGTGGGCAACTGGAACCTGTGGGACGTGGTGCGCTGGAGCGACATGGGTCCGCTCGAGCTCGACCGCACCGCCCTGGTCCTGAATCGGGTCATGGTGCTCGGCCTGGCCGCCCTTTTTGTCGCCATCGCCGTGCGCTTCTTCCCCCGCACCGAGCAGGACCCGGCGCTGATCCTGACCCGCCTGCAGCCGCGTCCGCTCGGCCGCGGACTGCTCCGCCTGCTGCCGTTCGCGCTGGTGCCGCTGGTCGCAGGCAGCGCGCTCTACGTCCTCGTCGACCGCGGCCCAGAGGGCGGCGGCGGCGAGAAGGCGGCCAAGGACTACTGGCGGCAGAACCTCGCCACCTTCAAGGACACGCCGCTGCCCGACCTTGCTGCGGTCGAGCTCGACCTCGGGCTCGAGCCGGGGCGCAGCTCCTTCACCGTCACCGGCAGCTACCGGCTCGCCAACCGCGGTGAGCAGCCGCTGGCACGGTTCCCGCTGACCACGGGCCCTCATTTCGAGGACATGACCTGGACCCTCGACGGCCAGGCGTACGAGCCCGAAGATCGCACCGGCCTGTTCATCGTCACGCCGCCCGGGGGACTGCTCCCCGGTCAGTCGGCGACGCTCGGCTTCTCCTACCGCGGCCGTTTCCCGAGCGGGGTGAGCAAGAACGGCGGCGGGAGCGAGGAGTTCATCTTGCCCTGCGGCGCGGTGCTGACCAGCTTCAGCCCCTCCTTCGTGCCGGTGCTCGGTTTCCTCGAGGAGATCGGCGTCGACGAGGACAATCGCTACGAGCCCAAGGTCTACGCCGACGACTTCTGGGTCGGCCGCACCGAGCCGCTGTTCGGCGGCTCCTCGTCGTTCACGACCCGGGTCACGGTCACCTTGCCCGAGGCCTACCGGGCCAACTCGGTCGGGGTGCTGGTCCGCGACGAGACCCGCGACGGTCTGCGCACCGTGGAGTGGCGCTCCGACCAGCCGGTGCGGTTCTTCAACGTGGTCGCCGGCCGCTGGGACGTTCGCCGCGGCAACGGCATTGCGGTCTTCTACCACCCGGGCCACACCTACAACATCGACGAGATGGTGCAGGCGCTGGACGGCGCTCGGCACTACTACTCGGAGTGGTTCTTCCCCTACCCCTGGCAGGAGCTCAAGCTGTCGGAGTTCGCCGACTACGCCCGCTACGCCCAGGGCTTCCCGACCAACATCACCTTCTCCGAGGGGATCGGCTTCCTGACCAGGGACGACCCCCGCACCAACACCGCCTTCGCCATCGCCGCCCACGAGTCGGCGCACCAGTGGTGGGGCAACATCCTCACCCCCGGCAAGGGTCCGGGCGGCAACATCGTGGCCGAGGGGCTGGCGCACTTCTCCGCCGCCCTGCTCGTCGAGCAGCTGCGCGGTCCGCTGCGCAGCATGGAGTTCCGCAAGCGCATCGAGGAGAAATACGGCGACGACCGCCGCCCCGACGCCGAGCGGCCGATGGTCAAGGTCGACGGCTCCAAGGAGGGGGATACCACGGTCACCTATGACAAGGGGGGCTGGGTGTTCTGGATGCTCACCGACCTCATGGGGCGCGAGCGCGCTCTCGCCGGCCTCCAGGAGTTCGTGACCACCTTTAAGGACGGGCCCGACTTCCCGGTGCTGCAGGACCTGATCGACGTCATGCGGCGCCATGCCGCCGACACCGAGACCTTCGACGCCTTCGTCGACCAGTGGTTCTACGAGGTCGTGGTGCCCGAGTTCCGCTTCACCGACGTCGAGAAGGTCCGCGTCGGCGACGGGGACGCCTGGGAGGTCCGAGCCACCATCCGCAACGACGGCACCGGCAGCGTGCCGCTCGAGATCGCCGCCGCCCGCGGCGACCGGATGAACGACAACGGCAAGGAGAACCCGGACTACCGTGACGCCCGCGTCGGCATCACCATCGGCCCCGGGCAGGAGCTGCCGGTCACCATCCGCTGCGACTTCGAGCCGGACCGGGTGCTGCCCGACCCCGACGCCCGCGTTCTCCAGCTCGAGCGCGCCCGCGCGCTGCGCAGGTTCTGA
- a CDS encoding saccharopine dehydrogenase C-terminal domain-containing protein yields MKEILVLGAGLVARPLLRYLLRQYDYRLTVATVDVPRARQLVGPHPRGRVVELDVADQQATERLVAGSDVVVSLLPAPLNPPIARLCIRHHKHLVNTSYVASETAALDEEAQRADVLLLCEIGLDPGIDHMSAVQIIDHIRGLGGTVTHFSSCCGGFPAQDANTNPWGYKFSWSPRAVMVAGRNAARYLREGQVVEIPGPQLFAHSWPYEVEDQGVFEIYPNRDSLKYVVPYDLEGVTGMFRGTLRYPGWCATMKAAADLGLFEIDEQEWPQGTTYAQVVSRRLPASDAPLPQRVAAFTGTSADSEVLARLEWAGLLSDRPIPERRASPLDIFGNRLMRLMMYQPGERDQVMLQHTFTVTYPDNSREEIRSTLVKTGEPWGDTAMARTVSLPAAIAARLILNGGITVRGVQIPIWREIYEPVLAELAERGVSMHEHHVKSFRGPLDASPLG; encoded by the coding sequence ATGAAGGAGATCCTGGTCCTTGGTGCCGGCCTGGTGGCGCGGCCCCTGCTGCGCTACCTGCTTCGCCAGTACGACTACCGGCTTACCGTCGCGACCGTCGACGTGCCCCGCGCCCGGCAGCTGGTCGGCCCGCACCCGCGCGGACGGGTGGTGGAGCTGGACGTCGCCGACCAGCAAGCGACCGAGCGGCTGGTGGCGGGGAGCGACGTGGTGGTGAGCCTGCTGCCCGCGCCCCTGAACCCGCCCATTGCCCGCCTCTGCATCCGCCACCACAAACACCTGGTCAACACCTCGTACGTCGCCTCTGAGACCGCGGCCCTTGACGAGGAGGCGCAGCGGGCCGACGTGCTCCTGCTGTGCGAGATCGGGCTCGATCCCGGAATCGACCACATGTCGGCGGTGCAGATCATCGACCACATCCGCGGCTTGGGGGGGACCGTCACCCACTTCTCCAGCTGCTGCGGCGGCTTCCCGGCGCAGGACGCGAACACCAACCCCTGGGGCTACAAGTTCTCGTGGAGCCCGCGGGCGGTGATGGTCGCCGGCCGCAATGCGGCCCGCTACCTGCGCGAGGGACAGGTGGTGGAGATACCCGGCCCGCAGCTGTTCGCCCACTCCTGGCCCTACGAGGTGGAGGACCAGGGCGTGTTCGAGATCTATCCCAACCGCGACTCGCTCAAGTACGTCGTCCCGTACGACCTCGAGGGCGTGACAGGGATGTTCCGCGGCACCCTCCGCTACCCCGGCTGGTGCGCGACCATGAAGGCGGCCGCCGACCTCGGCCTGTTCGAGATCGACGAGCAGGAGTGGCCGCAGGGCACCACCTACGCCCAGGTGGTGAGCCGGCGTCTCCCCGCATCCGACGCGCCGCTGCCGCAGCGGGTGGCCGCCTTCACCGGCACATCGGCTGACTCCGAGGTCCTCGCCCGGCTGGAGTGGGCAGGACTGCTTTCGGACCGACCAATCCCCGAGCGCCGCGCCTCACCGCTCGACATCTTCGGCAACCGGTTGATGCGGCTCATGATGTACCAGCCGGGTGAGCGCGACCAGGTGATGCTCCAGCACACGTTCACCGTCACCTACCCGGACAACAGCCGGGAGGAGATCCGCTCCACGCTGGTGAAGACCGGCGAGCCCTGGGGGGACACCGCGATGGCGCGCACCGTGTCGCTGCCGGCGGCCATCGCCGCCCGGCTGATCTTGAACGGCGGCATCACGGTCCGGGGAGTCCAGATCCCGATCTGGCGGGAGATCTACGAGCCGGTCCTGGCCGAGCTCGCCGAGCGAGGCGTGTCCATGCACGAGCACCACGTCAAGAGCTTCCGGGGCCCGCTGGACGCCTCGCCTCTCGGCTGA
- a CDS encoding RluA family pseudouridine synthase has protein sequence MSPRIVRRLQQLHPDLSGSRLKRAVIEGQVTVDGEVVDDPGAIVADGAAVVWDPNRKIRRRVDTSLEVLYEDDDAVAVVKPAGLLTHPTEAKELDTLLSRVSLWAKRRFGAGRRSYVAVVHRLDKETSGVLVFARSRRGLADLQAQLRNHTMDRRYVAVVEGNLFGDAGTFDQDLVEDRGDRRRGVARPGSTGTRAITEWRVLERFGVATLVEARLRTGRTHQIRVHFAHAGHPVVGDPVYRDPRRPPFPIAFPRQALHAGRLGWVTPAGEKALVEAAPPADFTQLLGALRERRRRGPRS, from the coding sequence GTGAGCCCCAGGATCGTCCGTCGCCTCCAACAGCTCCACCCCGACCTCTCCGGGAGCCGCCTGAAGAGAGCGGTGATCGAGGGGCAGGTCACGGTCGACGGCGAGGTTGTCGACGACCCGGGCGCGATCGTGGCCGACGGCGCGGCTGTCGTCTGGGACCCGAACCGCAAGATCCGGCGGCGGGTCGACACCTCGCTCGAGGTTCTCTACGAGGACGACGATGCGGTCGCCGTGGTCAAGCCGGCCGGCCTGCTGACCCACCCCACCGAGGCCAAGGAGTTGGACACGCTGCTGTCGCGCGTCTCGCTGTGGGCGAAGCGGCGATTCGGCGCCGGCCGGCGGTCGTACGTGGCGGTCGTCCATCGTCTCGACAAGGAGACCTCCGGCGTGCTCGTTTTCGCCCGCTCGCGGCGGGGCCTCGCCGATCTCCAGGCGCAGCTGCGCAACCACACCATGGACCGGCGCTACGTCGCCGTGGTCGAGGGCAACCTGTTCGGCGACGCCGGGACCTTTGACCAGGATCTGGTCGAGGACCGCGGCGACCGGCGGCGCGGTGTCGCCCGGCCCGGCAGCACGGGCACGCGCGCCATCACCGAGTGGCGCGTCCTCGAGCGATTCGGCGTCGCGACCCTGGTCGAGGCGCGGCTCCGGACCGGCCGCACCCACCAGATCCGTGTCCACTTCGCCCACGCCGGGCACCCGGTGGTCGGCGACCCGGTCTACCGCGACCCGCGCCGGCCGCCGTTTCCGATCGCCTTCCCCCGCCAGGCGCTGCACGCCGGCCGCCTCGGCTGGGTGACGCCGGCCGGCGAGAAGGCGCTGGTGGAGGCGGCGCCGCCCGCCGACTTCACGCAGCTGCTCGGGGCGCTGCGCGAGCGCAGGCGGAGAGGTCCGCGCTCCTGA
- a CDS encoding potassium transporter Kup → MTERSLNDSGIHEIEDAAPQIASRRDLLTLSLAALGVVFGDIGTSPLYTVKECFSPVHGVPPTPANVLGVLSLVLWTLMLVVSVKYLSFVMRADNRGEGGMMALLALITPTAPTAVARRKVILVLLALFGTALLFGEGMITPVITVLGAVEGLEVATPVFGRLVVPITLLILAGLFAVQKRGTARVGAVFGPVMVIWFLMIAALGLPWVLREPRVLEAVAPWHAIRFLLAHGLHGFFVLGAVVLCITGIEALYADMGHFGRRPIRFSWYALVLPCLLINYFGQGAAVLGASPKALANPFYALAPTALLYPVVAVSTAAAVIASQALISGSFSLARQAMQLGYSPRLNIVQTSSLARGQVYVPEVNAALFVGCCALTLGFRSSSNLAAAYGLAVTGAMTITSILLYSVARQRWGWGRVGAGVLVAFFLAFDLSFFGANLVKVAHGGWVPLVVGVAVFTVLTTWKRGRILLAEEMRKGLLSLDKFMPSLGLERPTRVKGTAVFMTSNLDVVPPVLLHHFKHNKVLHEQVILFYVVTENVPEVPAEDQVRVRELGDGFYSVVARCGFAETPNVPKMIKQCRSRGLTVKLADTSYYLGRETLLTSGKTQMSGWRKALFTFLSRNARPATAFFGLPPNRVVELGMQVQL, encoded by the coding sequence ATGACCGAACGGTCGCTCAACGACTCGGGCATCCACGAAATCGAGGATGCCGCGCCCCAGATCGCCAGCCGGCGGGACCTGCTGACGCTGTCGCTCGCCGCGCTCGGCGTGGTGTTCGGCGACATCGGCACCTCGCCCCTGTACACCGTCAAGGAGTGCTTCAGCCCGGTCCACGGCGTGCCGCCGACGCCGGCCAACGTGCTCGGCGTCCTGTCGCTGGTGCTGTGGACGCTGATGCTGGTGGTGTCGGTCAAGTACCTGAGCTTCGTCATGAGGGCCGACAACCGGGGCGAGGGCGGCATGATGGCCCTGCTCGCGCTGATCACGCCGACCGCCCCGACCGCCGTCGCGCGCCGCAAGGTGATCCTGGTTCTGCTCGCCCTGTTCGGGACCGCTCTGCTGTTCGGCGAGGGGATGATCACCCCGGTCATCACGGTCCTCGGCGCGGTCGAGGGACTCGAGGTCGCGACCCCGGTGTTCGGGCGGCTGGTGGTGCCGATCACGCTGCTCATCCTGGCTGGCCTGTTCGCGGTGCAGAAGCGCGGCACCGCCCGGGTCGGCGCCGTCTTCGGGCCGGTCATGGTGATCTGGTTCCTGATGATCGCCGCGCTCGGCCTGCCGTGGGTGCTGCGCGAGCCGCGAGTGCTCGAGGCGGTCGCCCCATGGCACGCGATCCGCTTCCTGCTCGCCCACGGCCTGCACGGGTTCTTCGTGCTCGGCGCGGTCGTCCTGTGCATCACCGGCATCGAGGCGCTGTACGCCGACATGGGCCACTTCGGCCGGCGCCCGATCCGCTTCAGCTGGTACGCGCTGGTGCTTCCCTGCCTGCTGATCAACTACTTCGGTCAGGGCGCGGCCGTGCTCGGCGCCAGCCCCAAGGCGCTCGCCAACCCGTTTTACGCGCTCGCGCCGACCGCGCTCCTCTACCCGGTGGTGGCGGTGTCGACCGCGGCCGCCGTCATCGCCTCGCAGGCCCTGATCTCGGGGAGCTTCTCGCTCGCCCGGCAGGCGATGCAGCTCGGATATTCGCCCCGGCTCAACATCGTCCAGACCTCGAGCCTGGCGAGAGGTCAGGTCTACGTGCCGGAGGTCAACGCCGCCCTTTTCGTCGGGTGCTGTGCGCTGACCCTGGGCTTCCGCAGCTCCTCCAACCTGGCCGCGGCTTACGGACTGGCGGTGACCGGCGCCATGACCATCACGTCGATCCTGCTCTACAGCGTGGCCAGGCAGCGCTGGGGCTGGGGCCGCGTCGGTGCCGGCGTGCTGGTCGCGTTCTTCCTCGCCTTCGATCTGTCCTTCTTCGGGGCGAACCTGGTCAAGGTGGCGCACGGCGGCTGGGTGCCGCTGGTGGTCGGCGTCGCGGTGTTCACTGTCCTCACGACCTGGAAGCGCGGCCGCATCCTCCTCGCCGAGGAGATGCGCAAGGGTCTGCTCTCGCTCGACAAGTTCATGCCGTCACTCGGCCTCGAGCGTCCGACGCGGGTCAAGGGCACGGCGGTGTTCATGACCTCGAACCTCGACGTCGTGCCGCCCGTGCTCCTGCACCATTTCAAGCACAACAAGGTGCTCCACGAGCAGGTGATCCTGTTCTACGTCGTCACCGAGAACGTGCCCGAGGTGCCAGCCGAGGACCAGGTTCGCGTTCGCGAGCTCGGCGACGGCTTCTACTCGGTGGTGGCGCGCTGCGGCTTCGCCGAGACCCCGAACGTGCCGAAGATGATCAAGCAGTGCCGCAGCCGTGGGCTGACGGTCAAGCTGGCCGACACCAGCTACTACCTGGGCCGGGAGACGCTGCTGACGTCCGGCAAGACGCAGATGTCCGGCTGGCGCAAGGCCCTGTTCACCTTCCTGTCCCGCAACGCCCGTCCCGCCACGGCCTTCTTCGGCCTCCCCCCCAACCGCGTCGTCGAGCTCGGGATGCAGGTGCAGCTGTGA
- a CDS encoding PP2C family protein-serine/threonine phosphatase: MTVATEVEQGRLALLEQELANFRALMAHVHSTPAELSLRNIDIHGATFPLNGELGGDHIIFVDFARRYDLDHLIEDAERSGARDRAARLKEGRRKIGVLLADASGHSTTDAVLTAMLHQAFLTGVLYELEMNGHVSAKLFEILNTRFHQSSSVTKFVTMIYGEIAESGTFRFVSAGHPPPMVFSAEFDCFVRIDPDRLRTFFPVGMFPTEAGVEERLPSRPLAYKKKYTVNEVNLMAPGDILFLFTDGLADHACDGQGYLPGRLESVVRTSKHLPAREIVAVVRADMERFAPPADDTSLVVIKRMR, from the coding sequence ATGACCGTTGCCACCGAGGTCGAGCAGGGCCGGCTCGCCCTGCTCGAGCAGGAGCTCGCGAACTTCCGGGCGCTCATGGCCCACGTGCATTCGACCCCCGCCGAGCTCAGCCTGAGAAACATCGACATTCACGGAGCGACCTTCCCGCTCAACGGCGAGCTCGGCGGTGACCACATCATCTTCGTGGACTTCGCCCGCCGCTACGACCTCGACCATCTGATCGAGGACGCCGAGCGCTCGGGCGCCCGCGACCGCGCGGCGCGGCTCAAGGAGGGGCGGCGCAAGATCGGCGTTCTGCTCGCCGACGCCAGCGGCCACAGCACGACCGATGCGGTGCTCACGGCCATGCTCCACCAGGCGTTCCTCACCGGCGTGCTGTACGAGCTCGAGATGAACGGCCACGTCTCCGCCAAGCTGTTCGAGATCCTCAACACACGCTTCCACCAGTCCTCGAGCGTCACCAAGTTCGTGACCATGATCTACGGCGAGATCGCCGAGAGCGGAACATTTCGCTTCGTCTCAGCCGGGCACCCGCCGCCGATGGTCTTCTCGGCGGAGTTCGACTGCTTCGTGCGCATCGACCCCGACCGGCTGCGGACCTTCTTTCCGGTCGGGATGTTCCCGACCGAGGCCGGCGTTGAGGAGCGGCTGCCGTCGCGGCCGCTCGCCTACAAGAAGAAGTACACCGTCAACGAGGTCAACCTGATGGCCCCTGGCGACATCCTCTTCCTGTTCACCGACGGCCTCGCCGACCATGCTTGCGACGGGCAGGGCTACCTGCCGGGCCGGCTCGAGTCCGTGGTCCGCACCTCGAAGCACCTGCCGGCCCGTGAGATCGTGGCCGTGGTCCGCGCCGACATGGAGCGCTTCGCGCCGCCGGCCGACGACACCAGCCTGGTCGTGATCAAGCGGATGCGGTGA